The following coding sequences lie in one Cryptococcus tetragattii IND107 chromosome 7, whole genome shotgun sequence genomic window:
- a CDS encoding pre-mRNA-splicing factor CWC21 — protein sequence MYGNVGLATARGSGTNGYVTRNTAHLRIREGPPGGQPYGYGYDALLESVSKPPIHRVPDQGILEHERKRRVEVKIMELRDELEEKGMEEDDIEEECDKLRQKLAAQPDRFAGRGLDTHSLAAAKEVEMNRLQRALGVSANHEEGRAFKRETEEEKAARLAKREERERERIEAAIARERENERRKQEWEEKERLRRREEYRRRREREEETRGGREGEAEKKRRL from the exons ATGTACGGCAACGTAGGTCTTGCAACCGCTAGAGGAAG TGGCACAAACGGTTATGTAACCCGTAACACTGCTCATCTCCGTATCCGAGAAGGTCCACCTGGCGGCCAGCCGTACGGTTATGGCTATGATGCGTTGCTCGAATCTGTATCCAAGCCGCCTATCCACCGTGTACCTGACCAAGGTATCTTGGAGCATGAACGCAAGCGACGTGTTGAAGTCAAGATCATGGAGCTTCGAGATgagttggaagaaaagggcatggaggaggacgacATCGAAGAGGAATGCGATAAGTTAAGGCAAAAGCTGGCGGCCCAGCCTGACAGATTTGCGGGCCGAGGACTGGATACGCACTCTCTCGCGGCGGCCAAGGAAGTTGAAATGAATAGGTTGCAGAGGGCGTTGGGTGTCTCGGCCAATCACGAAGAAGGTCGGGCTTTCAAAAGAgagacggaagaggaaaaggccGCCAGATTAgcaaagagggaagaaagggagagagagaggatcGAGGCTGCCATAGctcgagaaagagagaatgagaggaggaaacaagagtgggaggagaaggagaggctgagaagaagagaagagtataggaggaggagagaacgagaagaggaaacgagaggaggaagagaaggagaggctgagaagaagaggagattatGA